tcatgaaacttttatcttgcattcacaacttatgttatttgaataatggcttgtaacgacctttgtgtcacattatcttttgtaaaacgttattctTTTCGAAtgcaaaacttattttaaaacaacatgtagtattgtaccgtgtaatggacctgttgttgatgattcgtacatggtggttttgtacggggcgtcacaaaaagTTTCaagaaaaattcatatttttaaattaaatatctttgtttatttcagtcattaaatgTGAAACACGTGATCAAAAAGATCCGtctattatttatttttagttccagataatatgtacggagtattatgatttaaactaaaaagataaaaattatttttatcaaacctaaaatctctgTAATCTATTTATGaactaacttttattttaaattttcataaactcgtattagatctatatgaacactaacaaaATGCCAATcgagtgttacaatcgtttactatttaagctcaaaattatttatattcaatatactatatatatatatatatatatatatatatatatatatatatacatatacatatatatatatatatatacatatatatatatatacatatatatatatacatatatatacacacacacacacacacacacacacatatatatatatatatatatatattcattttaataataaactttattatatcgtttattattttacattcttaattccaacaattaataatttattaatgtattattatatataattatttatatctatttatttatatatacatatctattgttcgtgaattgtcgaaaatGGTCAGAAGTTTAATGAATgtttgaaaatagttcaaaatttttgagactcaggataacagactttgcttatcctgtcgaAAATATacaatcatatcgagagtttgatttaaaattagtcgaaaatttccgggtcgttacaaatctgTCAACCACAACCAAAATGACAATTTTGCCTTGAGATATAGGCAACCCTTCCACAAAATCCATGGAGATCTCAGCCCATATACTAGTTGGAATAGGTAAAGGTTGTAGTAAACTATGATAAGCTTCCAAGTCAGCTTTGTACCTCTGAAAAATAGCACATTCCCTGATGAAGTTCTTAACTTGTCTCCTCAATTTCTTCCAATACAAACGACTAGTAAGCCTTTGTATAGTGGCATTGACCCCTGAATGTCCACCACTTGAACTGTCATGATATTGTTGCATTAAATCTTGCCTTAACTTCACATCATTGCCCACCACAAGCTTGCCCTTTCTTTTTAATTGATCATTATGCCAAACATAATGTTTAGAACAAGTAAGGCTAGCTACAAGCCTAGTGATGAGTTGCTGCAAGTCTAAATCACTCTCAACACTTTTCTGAATTCTGTCTAACATGTCAGTGTGGACTATAGAAACCATGATTTCATACAACTGTGCACTATTCTCCAACCTTGACAGTGAATCTACAGCAGCATTATCTATTCCCTTCTTGTAAATGATCTCATAATCATACCCTAATAATTTGGGTAGCCACTTCATTTGAGTAGGTGTGGAGATTCTTTGGTCTAACAAGTATTTAAGACTTATGTGGTCAGTCTTAATTTTAAAGTTCCTATCCAAAAGATATCCTCTCCATTTTTCCAATGCCAATATAACAGCAAGAAATTTTTTCTCATATGTAGAAAGGCTTGATGTCTTGGAGATAGAGTCTTGCTAAGGTAGGTTATTGGATGACTATTTTGTTGTAAAACTGCACCAATTCCAATGCCATATGCATCTGTTTCTATGATGAATTCAGAGTTAAAGTTAGGCAATTGTAGAACAGGTGCTTGTTGCATTGCCTCTTTCAACTTTTCAAAAGCTGCAGTAGCTTCATTTGTCTAATGAAACCCTTCCTTTTTTAACAAAGCAATCAAAGGTTGACTTATGTGAGCATACCCtttaataaaccttctataatacccAGTCAACCCAATAAACCCTCTTAATTGCTTAAGTATTTTAGGAATTGGCTAATTCTTGATTGCCTCTATCTTAGAAGGTTCAGTTGCCGCACCATGTGCAGTAATTATATGCCCCAAATACTTAACCTTGGTAGTAACAAACACACATTTAGACATTTTAGCATACAAGGTGTGGACTCTCATCACTTGTAATACTAACTTCAAATGCAAGACATGAGCTTTCAGGGTAGGGCTatataccaatatatcatcaaaAAATACCAATGTAAACTTCCTAAGATAAGGTTTGAATACCTCATTCATCAATGCCTGGAATGTAGAgggtgcattagtcaaaccaaaaggcatgagtAGGAATTCATAGTGACCTTCGTGTGTCTTGAAAGTAGTTTTAGCTATATCATCCCTATTCATCCTTATTTGATGATACCCTGACCTTAGGCTTAGAGAACATAGTAAATCCACTCAGCTCATCAATCAGTTCCTCAATAATAAGAATTGGGAACTTGTCCTTAATGGTATGCTTGTTAAGTTCTCTATAATCCACACACATCCTccaactaccatccttcttcttaaccgtCACTATTGGAGATGCAAATGGACTATTACTTGGTCTTATCACCCCTGTACCCAGCAGCCCAGCCACCATAGCTTCAATGGCATCCTTTTGTGTAGGAGGATGCTCATAAGGTCTAATGTTGATGGTTACAGTGCCTTCAATGAGTGGTATTTTGTGATCATGAGTCCTGTTTGGAGGTAATCCAGTTGGTACCTGGAATACATCATCATATTCTTCTAGTACTTTTGTAATTTGAACAGGAATCTTAAGCTGTTGCTCATCACTTTAAACATTTGTTTCCATGTTAAAGCAGGTTACAGGATATATACACAGGAACATGGAAGCCAGATGAGCCTCTTGTTGCCCCTAATTCTTACCCATTTTCTTACCATTAACCCATTGCATTTGTGCCTTGTGAGTACCTATTAACATAATCCTTTTGCCCTTATACTTAAAGATCATTTTAAGTTCACTAACGTTCCATCTTATATCTCCCAACTTTTCTAACCACTAGATTCCCAACACCATTTCAGAACCATCCAATGTAATGACCACCATGTCATCTATGAATTCATGGCCATTTAACTGCCACTTAAATCCCTTACACTTACAAGAACTAGTAATCTTATTACCACAGGGATTACCACTTGCATAGGGTTGGTATTCTTGAGTAAACAACCTAACTTTTTGGCAGtagttaaatctaaaaagttgtgaGTACTTCCAGAGTCAATCAATATATGCACAGATTGTTTATTAGCATGCCCAAACACTCTCATGGTTTGATAAGCATTATTACCTGTGAGAGCATTCAGTGACACCTGAGGTACATGAGAGAACTCTATGACCTCACCTTGGCAATCATCATCATCTAGATCATTTATCTGTTCATAATCATCTTCACTAAGTATCTCTAATGAGTATAACTGTGGACATTTGTGACCTGGCATATACTTTTGATCACAATAAAAACATAGTCCCTTTATTCTCTTTTCATCTAATTCCTTTTGTGTTAACTGCTTTCTTATCCTTGATGGTGCAGATGGCAGGCTTAATTTTGTGGTGGTGGTGGGTAAGGCTGCAGTAGTGATTGTAGTTTGTGGTGTGGTTTTAGGTGTTGGTAGGATAGGTGCAAACCTCTTCTTGGTTAAAGCTATGGTGTCTTCTTGTAACTTAGCTAAACAACATGCATCCTCCAAACTTCTTGGCCTAAACATTCTAACTGGTAGCTCTATCTCCTTCTGTAACCCTGCTAAGAATATACTTATTGCTTGCTTTTCACTTATCTCTACCTTATTCAACAATTCTTCAAATGCATCTTGATATGCCTGCACTGATCCCATTTGTTTTAAGTTTTTTAGTTCAGCCATTGGATCTTCAACTGATGACCCAAACCTTTTCAGAATTGCTTTGGAATAAGTATCCCAATCTACATCTTCACCATGTGCCTTGACAAATTGTTGATGCCATGTCAATGCTCTTTTAAACAAGTGAACTGAAGCTACCTTAACCTTTTCTTCTTCATCAATTCCATCAACGAAAAAATTGATTACATCTGTACACCCATCCTTTAACATCTTCACCTTCAAACTTAGGAAATTCGAGTTTGGTGATACGTGTTAACTGTAATGATCCCCTTCTACTAGTACCTTCACCATTCCTGTTTCTAACTTGATCACCATCTATGTAATTTTGTTGCAGCAATACACTATTCAACCTTTCAGTCAGCTCTGCAATTATCTTGTTCATATCTGCCATCGAAGCATTAACCGTTTCTGTAACAAACTCTCTGGCGACGTCATCGCCGGAACTTCTAGTCACCA
The window above is part of the Rutidosis leptorrhynchoides isolate AG116_Rl617_1_P2 chromosome 1, CSIRO_AGI_Rlap_v1, whole genome shotgun sequence genome. Proteins encoded here:
- the LOC139898763 gene encoding uncharacterized protein, translated to MNHYKIKVKCTCVYYRLEVDDDDMAAGIIDSVRLEMVMVTRSSGDDVAREFVTETVNASMADMNKIIAELTERLNSVLLQQNYIDGDQVRNRNGEDVINFFVDGIDEEEKVKVASVHLFKRALTWHQQFVKAHGEDVDWDTYSKAILKRFGSSVEDPMAELKNLKQMGSVQAYQDAFEELLNKVEISEKQAISIFLAGLQKEIELPVRMFRPRSLEDACCLAKLQEDTIALTKKRFAPILPTPKTTPQTTITTAALPTTTTKLSLPSAPSRIRKQLTQKELDEKRIKGLCFYCDQKYMPGHKCPQLYSLEILSEDDYEQINDLDDDDCQGEVIEFSHVPQVSLNALTGNNAYQTMRVFGHANKQSVHILIDSGSTHNFLDLTTAKKLGCLLKNTNPMQVVIPVLKIPVQITKVLEEYDDVFQVPTGLPPNRTHDHKIPLIEGTVTINIRPYEHPPTQKDAIEAMVAGLLGTGVIRPSNSPFASPIVTVKKKDGSWRMCVDYRELNKHTIKDKFPILIIEELIDELSGFTMFSKPKPYPESSCLAFEVSITSDESPHLTNEATAAFEKLKEAMQQAPVLQLPNFNSEFIIETDAYGIGIGAVLQQNSHPITYLSKTLSPRHQAFLHMRKNFLLLYWHWKNGEDIFWIGTLKLRLTT